The DNA window aCCACAGCACAATAATGTGACCTGTGATAAACATGATTTTAACTTTTCAAGTGTATTTATAGacctatttatttaaatgtattaatatttaatgtgcAGCTTTGTCTCCTGTTTCCTTGAGATATTTTCAGTATGGTTCAACatgtaaatgtcacattttgagGAAACCACGAAAATAAAGTTCTTGAAATCtttaatctgcatttgtttctgttaattatcaggattactcaaaaactccTGGACAATAATCATGTTactgaaaatgtatattatcgTGTAAACATCTGAATCTAATTGAATAAATCTAAATGTAGAGAACCTTTTGTTCGCTGGTTGACTCATGAAACACTGAGTGTCCCTGTTTTCAAGTGACCATAGAAAGAACAAACCAGGACTGTGGCATCATCAGTAATCACATGTCTGACCACAGAGTTTTTACCAAACCCTGAAAACACTGTTTGATCTCCATCACAAGcttcttttactttaaaaagaaaaactgcttcATGTGCTAATCATCACTTTATTAATCAAGTGGTGcgatattttcattttttttctgctcggCTGTAGACTCACACACCGACAACTCTCCAGCAGAATCTGGAGTCATGAACCagtggattaaaaaaacaaataaataaaaatcacctGAAataactgccccccccccccccccccgaggaCAGAGTGTCCGTTGGTCTGTCTGAACTCTAATGATGTTTATGTGACACTCTGATCACTGACAGAGATAAATGACAAATTCATCCTTTAGGACCTCTGTAGATCTGTCGTATGTTCTGTATACGTGCGCGTGTTATCTTTGCCATCGTCCACATCGGACAGCGCCCAGCCACCGTCTCCGGCTCTCTGGCACCTCACAGGAAACCCTGAGGATTCGGGGAATTTCCTGTCCTGTGCGACTCTGGGACCAAATGTCCCAACGGCAAACTGTCGTCAAATAATCAAGGATCCCGActgtttcagatttgttttgagAAGCtcatatatttaatttcctACCCGAGTGGACAATATCACACAAACTCTAAAGCTGAGATGCAACTTTGTCTTAAGACTTAGAACTTGTGTCTAGTGTTGTTTTGAAAGACATTTGGATATTTTATCCTTGTCGGACGCGATAAATCTGCTCGTCATTTTAATAAGTGATTACTGTGAAAGGTCTAAATGCACAAATGTTAAGAAATCACATGAGTGTcttcagactgtccatcgctgcagctccccttttcagcctctgtctctttaagaccctcctcctgataaagcccagtcttctctgattggtcagctgcaCCTCTCAGTTGGGATTGGTTAACCTTTTTTAGCGCATGTAGGAAATAACTCTGCTCTCGCTTTACCTGCTGTCATTACAGGACGAGCCCGACTAGCATCATGTAAATGAGGAGTATTGTGATGTGACATCACTTCCATAATTGGGTCTGATTGGACAATCCTTGTCTTACCTTGTTAACTCTCTCCACGGACGCGGAGGAGAGGAAGTTTGTCGGTTGTCTCTCAGATTGTCCCAGCAGATCCTCAGCAGACACCGACCTTCCTGGGCTCCGATTCGACCCGGCCCTCTCCAGAGCCCCATTGAGCTGCTTGGACAGACCCAGGCTGAGCTGAGCCTCTGCGTCCGGCTGCTGGTGGCCCGGACCTGGGTCTCTGCTCAAAGACTGACTGTGTCTGCTGAGACCTGCCTCAGCACTGAGGTCCTGGAGGATCTTGCCCTGGGGCTCAGGAGGAGAGTCAGGAGGAGCactgcaaatagaaaaacagaaaaagttataaaactgtaaaaattcATATTTCGAATGAGACCCTGACACTGAAATCCTGAAAACCACATCATGACTATGGAAAGAAGCCGGCGTTAGATGTTGCATGTGTCTGCTTTTGGTCACCGGTGTGGCGGGTGCGCTGGAGGCCTTGGACTCGTCACTCTGCCCGGGTAGAAGAGGTTGGACTGGTGGTTACGCAGGTCGGTTCCAGGGAGAACGGTGGAGCAGATGCGCCGCTCCCCAGAGTGGCTTTGTTCTGGGCCAGAGTCCTGGAGGGAGAGCAAGCTGGAGGCGGAGGAGAGGCTCTGGGTTTCTGAGTAACTGTAGGAGACTGGAGGGAAGTTAGGACAGAGGGAAGGAAGCAggggaaaatgagagagaggtagaaagtgattttatatttgtctttgtcGTCATTGTTTTCCTTCTCTCGGTCGACTCATCacttcctcctcactcactcacccatATGACTGTTGTTGTCAGGTTGTATAAAAGCACTGCGAggcctcctctgtcctccctctcctctcctcacacttctcttcctctccacatACTCGGTGAGAGCGTCGTGCTGAAGCTGCCGTAGGTCGGGCCTCGGCGCGGCGTTCTGAGAAGCCCCGCCCCCGACACGACTGGCTGCCAGTTCAAATATCCTCCGCCGGTCTGCCACGCTGGTCTCTGGGAGGGAGATCAGGGTCAGAGCTCATGATTAGCCACATATAGACTCAAAATGTTACTGACTTGGTAAATTTGTGTGCGGCTGCTTTTAATATGCTTTTTCTAAAGTGCTCTTATTTACCTCCTCCACGCCTGAAGAGGGCAGCAGTCTCAATATCTGAAACCCCAACCTCGTTCAAATTCTCTGGCTCCGAGTATGAGCGCTTCTTCTGCTCGGCCATCAGACGCTTGCGGCCACAGATCCGTGTCAGAGCAGGTGGTCCAACTGGTGGGACGCTGGGAAGAGTTGGCGGGCTCTGTCCTCGAAGCTCCGGGCTAACCACGTGCCGCTCCTTCGGGGTGTGAGGGGAAGTGACCGGCGGTGGGGACTGTGGTGTGATGATGATGCCATGTGGCTTGGGCATGGTTTTTGGGCCTTTTTTCTCCAGGGAGTGATACTTGGCCGGGACGGCTGGAGGCTGgtggctgctggaggagaacgCAGGACAAGGAGCTGCGGGTGGAGGACTGATTGAGGAGCTGAGGTCTCTCCGTCTGAAGGAGGTGGACCGCAGGACCTTAGACTGGGCATCTTTCAAAGAGTCTCTGTAAGATCTGGTCAGAGAAAGAGGATACAGATGCATTAAGACTCAGTATATTATGATCGACCTCTTAGGTCCTGGAAGACTCTTGACTTGTTGAAGGACTCTGACTTGTTGGAGATCCTGTCTGAGAACTCTGACCTTGTGAAGGCCTGTAAGCTGTCGGGAGCCTGAATTGTTGGAGGACTCTAAACCAGTAAAGCTCTCTGACCTGTTGAGGGGCGTGTCCTGCATGGTGCCCAGCACCTCCTGGACGTCCTGTCTCCATGTGAAGTCTTTGTTGCCGTCCATCTCCCTGGAATCTTCCAGCTGGAAGCTGCTGCGACTCCTCTGGAGAGCTGAACTGGGATCTGCTGTAGTCCTGGGcagcacagagaaaaagtgTAACTGTTATAAATAGTTATATTTCAAACTCATTTTGGGATCATATAGATCTGATGCAGGGAAAAGACATTCAGCTCCATTAGCTCCAGCTTCTCTTCTACCTGTATTTCATGAGGTCGTTGCTCGTTCCCCTGTAGCTGAGAGTTCTGTGGGCTTTGGTCCCATTAGTGCTTCTCTCCAGCATGTGTCTCAGGTCATCTGCTCCGCAGGGGGAGCTCCGGCCTTTCTCAGTCATCTGatccagagaaaataaaaacagaagcatCGATATATGAGGTTAGTTGAAATCAGTTTGGTGCTTTTTACAATCAAATGCTctttaaaaactatttctaaGTTTGATTTACCCGTTGATGGTTTGCTTTGCTCTGTGAATTGTTTGTGCTGTGACTGCGCTGCTTTCCGGCACGTTCCCGGCGCTCAAAGCGACTGACTTTCTCCAAGACCGAGAGGCTACGGGTTGGCCCGTGGCTGCCATCTTCAAAGCTACTGCTGCCATGGCTACTGGCAGAGACGACACTGTCAGAGCTGGCGCAGCGCTGCACCTCGACGAGGGCGATCTCCAGCCGAGTCAGTGGgtgttctctgtctttctcccgcTCTCTGTGGTCCCAGTGCTGGTACTGCAAAGCCGCTGAGTCGCTGAGATGACGGGGAGACGTCTGGGGGGCAGAGGTGGGTGGAGCCTGATGCTGAGAGTGGACAGGGGAGTGGGTGGGTGGTACCTGTCCCTGTGAAGACCTGGAGAACGCCTCTGAGTCTGAATGAATGCTGGTCTGGTCCACTGATCTGAATGGagtgaaaaataattaacagatgatgaggaagagaagaaatcaCTGACATGAAGTAATGTCTTCTGATTTTAACCTGCTTGTATACACATGGATTCACGGCCCAGATCCCTCCATACCTGCTCTGGTCTCCTCTGGACTGGACAGGTGGGTAGGGGTCCCTCCACTCCTGTGAGGACGAGGGCCTGGGAGGGGTGGGCTGGTTATGGGGAATGTGGAAACCTTGGTTCTGTTCTTGGAACACGTGGCTGTGGGGTCCCTGGCCCTTGTGACTATAGGACCCGTGGTAGCTCTGACTGAAAGGTTCCTGGTGGTTTTGGGGCCTCTGGGCCCCTGGTGGACCCTCTGATCGTCCTCCAGGAGCTTTCAAGTAGGTACTGTACTGTCCAACGGTTGAATCTGTCTGCTGGGGCCTGATAGAAGTAAAAGACTGAGTGAGCATTACAACTTTTAGAAGAAGTCAAGTGAGTTTGTGATTTAAAGTCGTCACCTGTCTGCGTCGTGTGCTTCAGTCCTGAGCTGTGAAGAGGGGTAGAAGGATTCTGGGTACGGTGAAGAAGAAGGAATGTTATTTTGGTGTCCGTTTTCTGTGGTTGATATCTTTCCATCTTTTTGCCGCTCTGTCActccttcatccctccctccagtTCCCTGCTGACGGCTGCTCTCTTTAGCGAGGGCCGGGTAGACAGCAGAGGAGCCTGGTCCAGGGTTGGAACTGGGCATCTGTGCATAGTGGGGCTCGGGCTGGGGGACGGGGTACATCACAGTGGGAAGTATGAGTCGGCCGGACTGGGGGGCGGGGCCTACAGACCCAGAGGAAGATTCAGGGGGTGAGGGCGGCTGAGGAAACCCTCCACCCTGACGAGGCTTCGTGGTGGGGCTACTCTCTGGACTCTTCTCTATCACTGTGTGGAGCTGACCCTCCATCCCATACGAGCCTTTAGCTGGAACCACAGTGAAGTTTGTAAgacaaaacactgcagcttgCACCGGCTGCTCactaaacaaaaccaaaacattggAGATAGACTTGAACGGTACCTGCGCCTGAGGCCACGGGGCCACTGGAGTGATGCCAGGAACCTTTCTGCAGAGACCTGAGTAAATACATAAGAATATAAAAGTGTCATTCCATTTTCTAAACATAAATTCGGAGCTTTTAAGAAAATCCTTCTCGTAATGAGGTGTTTGTAGGAAACAGTGAGTCAGACTTTCTAACAACTTCTCCTCAACATCATCACTCCCCCATAATTCTGCATTAGAATCAATTATCACTCTGATCCTCTCCTCACCGCAGCGACCGGGCATTGTCCAAACTGGACCAGGAGTTTGGTCTCTCGTGGTTCCTGATGGCTGCATAGCTGTCACTGCGCCGCGGTGGAGCTGGTGCCCCCTTCAGGCTCTCGTAGGAGCTACCGCTGGCCGCCGGGCTCCATATGGGACCTACGCTGTGTCTGTTGGAAGCCGGCacgccaccgctgctgctgccgctactgctgctgctgctgctgctggtgccaCGGTAGCAGACGCCAACCAATGATCCTGCAACCAATGGTACAAAGAAAAGAGGTGATCATCACGTCGGTATAACGTCACCTGAAAACTGCTAAAACAGAAAGTTCACCTTGCAGATCTCGGTTCAGCCCCGGCCTCGTCCCTCTGGAATCTTGGTTGCGTAGCATCGCTGCGGAGGAGGAACTTAGCTCGTGCTCCTGAGATAGGCCCTGCTGGTTGTCGTAAACAGCCTGGATGTAATGAATGTCAGCCTGCTGCAtctcaccacctcctccttctctctgaggGACGGTCTCTAGAGAATAGGAGCGCTCTGGGCtgaaggagggggtggaggcaAGGTACTCTGGGATGCTGGAACTGGTGGAGAAGGAGGAATAGGCGGAGTCTCGTTTGCTGTGGAGGTGGTCGATGCTGTTGGAGGACCTGAATTACAACAAGAGATTTAATTAGAGAGTTTTGTACTCGTCACACTTTCAGTCGGTGTCTGCTGAAGTGTATTTGTCGTTGTGAACCTGGCAGAGGACAGCTGGTGGCAGGACGAGTAGGCAGGGTGAGGTCCACTGTGGGCGTGGTGTCCCAGCGGGTGGTGGTGCTGAGCTCCGGAGTGAAGCTGGGAGGAATGGGGAGGGTCCAGGCTCTCCATGCTGCCTCTCGAGCTGTACTGGTCCGGACTCTTCCTCAGGTAGCTGCCGCCGGAGTCAAAGCCGCCGGACAGGTTGGTGGTCGAGGCACTGAAACAGACACGGAGGGAAAGATTTAATATTCAGTCTTTTAATAAATCGTCTCTTCACTAAACTCAGACACTCGTGTGTTCAGcttagaaaataaatgtgtatatttttaaaatgcaaaacaaaacaggatgTCATGTTGAAGACGTTTGTGTATTGTGCTGCAGGGACATCTGCTAAAGATAGCATGCTAACTGTCATCTCTCGTAATACCCCTTTCTACCACAAGAGGTGATAGCAAGCGATCGCAACATGAGGACGACGTCCTGTTAGTGATGATCACACAAGAATATTCAGACTATCGACATCAGAATATTCTCGTTTTACCACGTAAAAAATATTCATGATATTTATATAGATTCATTTGaaatttttaaaagttaaaaaagattttcaagctgattttttttgtgcagaAAAGATAAAGTGATATTTCCAGAAGAAGAGTGAACAAGACCTGATTCATTGTGACGTGAACGTCTGAAAGAAGCTTTTTGTTTCCTGGTTGTGAATCTGCTGATACCTCCCtgtaaacaagtgtgtgtgtgtgtgtgtgtgtgtacgtgtgtgtgtgtgtgcgtgtgtgtgtgtgtgtgtgtgtgtgtgtgtgtgtgtgtccttcaacCAAACACAATGCAGTTCTGCTCTGGAGCAGAGAacagtctctgtctgtgtttccctcttttCGTTGTGTCAGaaactttctctgcagctgaaacatCAGCTCCAGAGTCAGTCTGACTTTCTGTCGTTGACCTCAGTTCTAATGAGGCAGAGCCGCACAAATGTTTCTGCACAGACTTTACTCACAGGATGTGATGAAGGGACCTCAACGTATTTACAACCTCACATTAAGGGGACATGAAGCACGTTAACCGTTAAACCAGGTATGGTTAGGGTTTAAGATAAGGGTTAAGATTGGGGTTATGGGTTAGTTAAAGGGTTTAAgcttcaaaatacattttcagaaactGCACGAAAGATTTTCTTGCAGAATTCCTGTTAGTATTGTGACTTTGACATCGGTAGAAACACAGAAGTCACTAGAACAGAAGACGAAGGCTGTTTGGGTACTAACTGTATTTCCCTTTGATTGCAACAGGATGACTACGTGGCGGCTAACTGTCATCGAGCACAACAGCTGATCCGGAGAGTAAATATGGAGACGGAGTTCCAGCAGAGACTCAGTTATGGATATTTAATATCGTATCTGTTGTGGAGCGCTGACCTGGTGTGATAGTTGTGCTGCCAGACGCTGCTCATCGCGTCCATCTCCTCTTGGTCGGTCCCTCGCTGAGCTTCGGCGAGTTTTGTCGAATGCCACGAGTGAGGACGAGAGGCCGGGTCGCTGCGTCTGTTGGGTCACAATACAAAGAGAGAAACGTTCACCATCGCCTTAAATGACACAAACTCTTTGACGTGAAAAACAGAGTCAGTTATTTGATACGATAGTTGTGATGACAAATATTCCACATGTTGCATTTTTAAAGCATTTACTCCACAACGTTAAGAGATAACATTCAGATTCTCATTCACACcttagataaaaaataaagatggacgacattatagctaaagtgaagccaaaacacagAGATCCTCCCCTGGTGGCCGCCTGCAGTATAGCTCCCTTTGTTTGGCAGCAAATATAAtgccctgtttgtttttatacaatgtgcagtaaacagaaaataaatgtttgctgTGAGCACCAGACGTTTGTAAAGTGTCTCTGTTGTCCGTTGGTCGTGATGTGACATCATCGTTATCTAACCAGTTCAGTGATAACAGATGTGGACGAGCTCGGCGGTTCCAACAATCTTTCCTCATCCCTGTCACATTCCACATGTTCTCACGCTGCGTGCTTATCCTCGCAGATAAACAGGAAGAGATTTTATCTGAGTAAATAGGAGACTACAGGATTGTGGGTAATGACAGGACGTGACTGGAACACCTCAGCACATAGTTATCATCGCTGATATTCACCCTCTGCATTGGGTCTGTGGGGAGCTGGTGTGGGGGCGTTGAGTTCAACTGAAACCTGGTCGGCATTAACGCGGAtgagatttaaaatgttgttaatttggaaattAAACAATATCGAGCAAAATAACAAAGGCTCAATACATGATATTATAGTAATGCATTGTGTAAACACAGGAGGTTTAACACACAAATGATTTGTCAAATGTTATTAAgagtttgtcattctctgctcataaagattaaaaccaacaaaaagcaaaaatctgtctttacacttaaaagaaataaaaatgtgacatttactgtGATGATAATCAATATCTGACAATAACTGAATCCTTGATATGATTTTTTGTGATATCGTCCGGCTCCACATCGTCTCTAAGACTCAGAAAGTCTTTGTCTGTTAGAGGTTATATTTCAGTTGCCATGGTAATCTGATGGATGCAGAGGTCACGTACGAACCACCAAAAAAGACGTAAAGTCACAGAATCAAGTGTCAACGTCCAAAAAGTCCTGAAGCTCATAAATGTTATATCAGATATATGAACCTCACAAATTCAGCTGAAACTCCTGAATACACACATCTCCACTGACACAACACACGAGTGTGTACAAATCAATCCATGACTTCGTTCCTCTAACaatgttttaagattaaaaccgttaattaaaaatgttgattGTATTTGTAAGATTATATAAAATGTTACTATCAACTCTTCCTTTCTGTCCTGAGCTGATCAGAGCTCATCCCTGGATCATGTGACCTGTTTTACCTGGCGGTGAACCTGAGGACCTTGGAGATGAGACCGGTCGCCAGGCTGTTGACGTTGGTCTCCGATGGCGTCCGACACAACGCCCCGTCCGAGCGACCCAACTCCGCTTTTTTCTGCTTCCTGCGGAGCTTCCTGCGGTAGAagacctccagcagctccatggTTCAATTCAAAATCTTCTTTATTCTGGTTTCTGCTCTTTCGCTCTTTTCAGCTTTTCTCTTAGAAAGTGGCAGCGGCTTCTAAtctatttttaaatttctacTGAACTCTGCTCAACATGATTTCATTTGTGTAAGAAAACAACTTCTCTACTGGATTCTTACACTTTTATCCACTTCTGCCCAATTTTCTTAAATTATTCTCGTCTTATTTCCTTTTTTGAGTTTTAACCTGAACTTAAATTAAATCGAGACCCTCGTCCTGAATCGAatgagtctctgtgtctcctcaaTGATCTGTTCCTTTACTTCCTCCGACTCTCCTCTCCTGATCCCGTCTCTTTGCTCCACTTCCAGTTCTGGCACGTCGGACCGAGTCGCGCTGCGTTGGCCCCCGAGCTCGTTAAACAAATGTCGCAATTAAGTGTCATTAGGCCGCCGTACGATAAAAGCATGCGGTAAACATCCTTGGCTTGGTCTGGACGGTGGCTGCTGATGTGTGAGCGAGAGACACAGAGcgtctgaggagagagagagtgagagagggagggagggaatgagcagaaagagagggagggaggatggagagagataAGAGCAGTTAGGGAAAAGATTCAGAGGAATGAAGAAACTACAAATGGAGGATAAGAGAGgaaagggtgagagagaggTAAAGGaaagggaggatgagaggaagggAACGCTGCCGTTCTGTCATTCCTGGTGTGAGATCAAAATGAAATCAGGAacaactggaggaggaggtgaagaagatgcAATAACAAGTGCAAAGGtgaaagaggaagggaggagtgaagaagaggaggatggaggagtaagaagacaaacagagagagggaggtgtagAAAACAGTGGATTATTGAGCTGACTGAGACAGAAATGGATTTTGAGGCCGTGGGGGGGGGAGACGTCTCATGATGCAGCATGTGGCTCCGCACTGAACAATGAACTCACTATTATTGACTCTCAGATTATCACCGTCAGACGGACTGAGGTCCCAACACACGGGGACGTGTCGACGGAGACGAGCTGTTAACGAGCTGCATCGTCACTAACGTCCACGACTGAGAGTCATCGGACGTCTGAGAGCTGAGGGGACGGTCGGAGCAGAGTGTCCTGAGGCCCGACAGTCAAACAACCACAGACATCAGACTGTAAATGTGTCTCAGACTCATCAAGATGAATGAGTCTCTGGGAAAAAATCACAAGACTCATCTCTGGTGCAGCTAAATATTAATTAGGCCTCCAGTTTATACGCTGccatcattgtgtgtgtgtgtgtgtgtgtgtgtgcgtgtgcagggtGTGTCTCTCTGAACAGAGACCTTATCTGTTGCCGTGGGAAACTGTTCCTCCGgcccataataataataataataatctgtctTATCTACTCAGAAACTAAAAGTGGAGCGAGAGTGGAAGCATGAAATCACCTCGAGGATTGTGGGAACTCGTTAAGGTGAAACCTCACGTCTGTTTATTAAagtattattttcataaatacaTCGTCATTACATTATTTAACTCTTTCTGTTCGACTGCAGGGAACCAGAGGATCAACACTGGTTCTACCTCAACTTGACTAACGACCCCTGGTGTTGAGGTTCCTTCTTGGAACCACCGGACACGAGGAAGCTCATCGTCGGTCCTGGGATCTTTTCAAGGTCCCTGGAACATCAAGGAccaaagtacacaaacacacactcgacTGCATCGACAGACTACAACTCCCAAATTGATTTACGAGTCTGGTAACACGCAAACTTACACtacactcagtgtgtgtgtgtgtgtgtgtgtttttattatgtgATGTCATTTTAGAAGAATGTGGTGATtcaaagaggaaagaaatgaaaggAATGAAAAGAGTGGAACGGAAATGAGAGAAGATAAGAGGAGGAACAGAACAGACCataaaagagaggagaggaaagaagatgacgaggaggagagggaagaagagTTCAAGACGAAAGTGAACGAAGGGGAGAGAGGAAGTCAGTCTGTCCTCTTCAGATTAACACCCAGCCTCATGGGGCACCCCCCACCCTCCGTCCTTCAGCCACCCCTCTCCTCGCTGGTATCTGATAACCGCCCCCGGCCCGGGGGATTGTGGGAGAATGGAGTCATTTAGCCTGTTTATCTGATTCCATGGGACCAACAGGGGGTTCGGTCTCAGCAGGATTCACGTtaaacacacaggaagaggcTGTAACTGTCCACACGGCCTTTCACAATAAGAGCTTTATATCCAGGAGCAGTGAGGTCAAACAACACGATGAGGAGCAAAGAGAGAAGTCGAGGCTGACAACcagaaaaaccaacaacagTAGCTCCCCCCAGAGGCTGTGGTggacattacacacacacacgcttgttGGGACGCTGCACTTCCAGATTTCCATGATCCCAAACATGCACCTGCATTTAACgtgaaacagaaaacagtgagagaagctgcagagcgATGCAGACCCTGAGCCTCAGCTCACGTCTCAGCTCTGTAACTTCACTGTGGAACTCAGGAATTATGTTTTGCCTCGTTGGTCTTGTTTTGGTCCCAACTAGAGCAAGAAAAGGACCCAAGAaggtaaaaacaacacacacacacacacacacacacactctgtgtaaACTCAGTCCGCACAGACAAACAGTCTATAAATACTCTGCCAGTTTCAACCTAATATGGAGATCAACTCcttcagagagtgtgtgtcagagcgagagtctctccgacttgtaaaatatatattttcttctgtttattggatatttctgtctgatgtaaagttttggtttttttttcaagatgaataaagttgttaaaaaaagaaaggaagtaAAAATCCTCTGgaatcattgattttttttttttaaaccatatataaaatattcagatcCAGTTTTCTGAATAATATTTTGTTAAATATATCAAAACAATCTaaagatataaataatattgtgaggtggttaccatggtaacctgGGCTGAAACTTTGTTTTCCTGTTGATCTGCGATTGACCCCAACACACAACACTAATAAATcctctgaccacacacacacacacacacacacacacacacacacaggaagcacaGGAAGGACATCCTATCAACCTGTCACTCGtttgacatcacttcctgtttaatcccgctgtgtgtgtgagaccaacAGGAAACTGGAGGGAACCGTTATCATGTGTCGGACAGGAAGTCGCCACAGTGACAGCGTAGCTGCAACCAACCCTCTGAAAGGGAATGAACCCATCTGTGACCTGCTCGCCATCTTGTACCTTTCGTACTgtcacagttttaaaatgtcCAGAGCGTCGAACAGTGCAGCTGAGGTTCGTCACATATCGACTGATCGGTGCAGAACATCGTCACGATGACAATGTTGACTTGAAAACTGCTGTTACCTGTTCTTAATGCGTAGTTGGACTCCTCCTCCTGAACATGTTCTGCTGTGGTGGGACGACGCAGgcggtggttgttgttgttgttgttgttgttgttgtcgttgtgGTGAtgggggaggagaagggagagagggaagagagggaggtgtgTCTCTGATGAATCCTGGAACAAACTCCCtgaggagaaagacagaaaatacaaatgtcATTGATGAGAAATTCCTGCAGCTCAGTTGTTTTACACTCGTGTGTCGACACGTTATTTAAATGAGTCTAAGATGGTGAATAActtttatatatgaatatattgaGAACTACTGAATGACAGGACtcatctttgacaaacacatttaacGCCTACTTAGATTTTTGaatttggcccatgtcccatttgctaacatggagtgggtggggtttatgaccttccctgcagccagccaccagggggcgatcaataCGCCTCCAC is part of the Paralichthys olivaceus isolate ysfri-2021 chromosome 18, ASM2471397v2, whole genome shotgun sequence genome and encodes:
- the shroom3 gene encoding protein Shroom3 isoform X2; amino-acid sequence: MLAFLQQAENNLGGFLGICTSELEFVPGFIRDTPPSLPSLPSPPPSPQRQQQQQQQQQPPPASSHHSRTCSGGGVQLRIKNRRSDPASRPHSWHSTKLAEAQRGTDQEEMDAMSSVWQHNYHTSASTTNLSGGFDSGGSYLRKSPDQYSSRGSMESLDPPHSSQLHSGAQHHHPLGHHAHSGPHPAYSSCHQLSSARSSNSIDHLHSKRDSAYSSFSTSSSIPEYLASTPSFSPERSYSLETVPQREGGGGEMQQADIHYIQAVYDNQQGLSQEHELSSSSAAMLRNQDSRGTRPGLNRDLQGSLVGVCYRGTSSSSSSSSGSSSGGVPASNRHSVGPIWSPAASGSSYESLKGAPAPPRRSDSYAAIRNHERPNSWSSLDNARSLRSLQKGSWHHSSGPVASGAAKGSYGMEGQLHTVIEKSPESSPTTKPRQGGGFPQPPSPPESSSGSVGPAPQSGRLILPTVMYPVPQPEPHYAQMPSSNPGPGSSAVYPALAKESSRQQGTGGRDEGVTERQKDGKISTTENGHQNNIPSSSPYPESFYPSSQLRTEAHDADRPQQTDSTVGQYSTYLKAPGGRSEGPPGAQRPQNHQEPFSQSYHGSYSHKGQGPHSHVFQEQNQGFHIPHNQPTPPRPSSSQEWRDPYPPVQSRGDQSRSVDQTSIHSDSEAFSRSSQGQVPPTHSPVHSQHQAPPTSAPQTSPRHLSDSAALQYQHWDHREREKDREHPLTRLEIALVEVQRCASSDSVVSASSHGSSSFEDGSHGPTRSLSVLEKVSRFERRERAGKQRSHSTNNSQSKANHQRMTEKGRSSPCGADDLRHMLERSTNGTKAHRTLSYRGTSNDLMKYRTTADPSSALQRSRSSFQLEDSREMDGNKDFTWRQDVQEVLGTMQDTPLNRSYRDSLKDAQSKVLRSTSFRRRDLSSSISPPPAAPCPAFSSSSHQPPAVPAKYHSLEKKGPKTMPKPHGIIITPQSPPPVTSPHTPKERHVVSPELRGQSPPTLPSVPPVGPPALTRICGRKRLMAEQKKRSYSEPENLNEVGVSDIETAALFRRGGETSVADRRRIFELAASRVGGGASQNAAPRPDLRQLQHDALTEYVERKRSVRRGEGGQRRPRSAFIQPDNNSHMVSYSYSETQSLSSASSLLSLQDSGPEQSHSGERRICSTVLPGTDLRNHQSNLFYPGRVTSPRPPAHPPHRAPPDSPPEPQGKILQDLSAEAGLSRHSQSLSRDPGPGHQQPDAEAQLSLGLSKQLNGALERAGSNRSPGRSVSAEDLLGQSERQPTNFLSSASVERVNKDVPAADGRMFISERCALPADRPADVHASEGLTCPQPSQDRLNAPPPAAPSQDPGSSSSYTPVTRRERQRNTERQRAHSTSTLAASVGLPCPFFSPEPQDGGGTEWQPNESLSLVNLDAIAYPGIPPTSTSAVGAVTNTTGLDETLVTDGQTRRRLSDASILEDSEQDIHRGRAHSLEMGEGHSSENTKHLLPVMPTPLSQLSAPPNKKDSENNLLSPSPTFYPSMRHLSSLRISESSLLSPYEQPHPLESSRGRSQDDYDEVFLQNPPPPSPPPPIRETSIVEDFPPPPPPVDLEQETELQSVGRLSPPPPPPMPPSSAVLPPPVLSTVTPINTYTTTQDSLSLEYQPLPERQKTPEEQRVEALAQKLVLLDSSLAPLLDTWGAKSTVEIMKEIFPNSRTADKSHWLHRGSRQMDDRIQDGIFGSAPRAVMDGDTETEEDDKDVNTRKVELCEALRSSVDALRQEKEALSEEQKHHQELGASVEALVQERLKTNERDKYSMFIGDLEKIVNLLLSLCSRLSRIDRSLVALQREELTQEETAEERDSLHHKRSLLLRQTEDAWELKENLDRRQRVVHAILSGYLTEPQLQDYRLFVSTKPSLLIRRRHLEDLIRQEEEQLTRLAESLPVDVAQARGWSRASPFLLQGPTTCSSLFPPLLPGPAHSVRPTTVTSL